A genomic segment from Nocardiopsis sp. Huas11 encodes:
- a CDS encoding ABC transporter permease: protein MTPLRTTVRSLGSRLGTTGLVYAALVVLLAVSAAFLAARGATLFTTANTVDLFTRSSLLGFLAIGQTLVILCRSLDLSVGHVAALSALVAATTMDGDPSRILLGATAALVVSGLVGLANGLIVTGLRVNPFITTLGTALVIQGYLDTTFQGPAGSVPAAFQAFGYTRIGVLPVSTLIMLGLAVAAVVFLHRTRMGYHMYAVGGDAEVARLSGVRAGVPVVTAHVLCSITAGVAGLLLAARFGTGNPQVYANGYELEAIAAVVLGGTYLLGGRGGVAGTIAGVFVLATLDTVFNVLAVDPFVKDVLRGAVLVAAVAVYARGQHARAATRVRFPSSKPPAPPPPATPPSPETAPLEGRR from the coding sequence GTGACACCCCTGCGGACCACCGTGCGGAGCCTGGGATCACGGCTCGGCACCACCGGCCTGGTCTACGCCGCCCTGGTCGTGCTGCTGGCGGTCAGCGCCGCCTTCCTGGCCGCCCGCGGCGCCACCCTGTTCACCACCGCCAACACCGTCGACCTGTTCACCCGCAGCAGCCTGCTCGGCTTCCTGGCCATCGGCCAGACGCTGGTCATCCTCTGCCGTTCGCTCGACCTGTCGGTCGGCCACGTCGCCGCGCTCTCGGCGCTGGTGGCCGCCACCACGATGGACGGCGACCCCTCGCGCATCCTGCTCGGGGCGACCGCCGCCCTGGTCGTGTCGGGCCTGGTCGGCCTGGCCAACGGGCTCATCGTCACCGGACTGCGCGTCAACCCGTTCATCACGACCCTGGGGACCGCGCTGGTCATCCAGGGCTACCTGGACACGACCTTCCAGGGGCCGGCCGGGTCGGTGCCCGCCGCCTTCCAGGCCTTCGGCTACACCCGCATCGGCGTGCTGCCGGTCTCCACGCTCATCATGCTCGGCCTGGCGGTGGCGGCCGTGGTGTTCCTGCACCGCACCCGCATGGGCTACCACATGTACGCCGTGGGCGGCGACGCCGAGGTCGCCCGCCTGTCGGGTGTGCGAGCCGGGGTTCCGGTGGTCACCGCCCACGTCCTGTGCTCGATCACCGCCGGAGTGGCCGGTCTGCTGCTGGCCGCGCGGTTCGGCACCGGCAACCCGCAGGTGTACGCCAACGGCTACGAGCTGGAGGCCATCGCCGCGGTCGTGCTGGGCGGCACCTACCTGCTCGGCGGACGCGGCGGCGTGGCCGGAACGATCGCGGGCGTGTTCGTGCTGGCCACGCTCGACACCGTGTTCAACGTGCTCGCGGTCGACCCGTTCGTCAAGGACGTCCTGCGCGGCGCGGTCCTGGTCGCCGCGGTGGCCGTCTACGCCCGCGGACAGCACGCCCGCGCGGCCACACGCGTGCGGTTCCCGTCCTCGAAGCCGCCGGCTCCACCACCGCCCGCCACACCCCCGTCTCCGGAGACCGCGCCCCTGGAAGGCCGCCGATGA
- a CDS encoding ABC transporter permease — protein MTAPASPSPSAPPPAPKADAPRRGPLGALSSLPRGGTATVALLLLLIFVVIATQNPSFFEGPPLMGFGKKAAPLVILAVGQYLVIVSGEFDLSVGSLVGAQVVVAARLIDGDEAMTWPVLGLMVVFGLVVGLVNGLVTTLLKVPSIITTLGTMLILFGAVRYWTGGAPTGALSDAFRVPGRNGIENVPVLHQIPWALLIAAAVVVAGVLVMRSPYGRTLMATGDNDTAAAFSGVRVWSVRTLAFMASSLLATLAAVLIGGYAGVTAQVGQGLEFTAITAVVLGGVVLGGGRGTVLAAALGALTVEALFTLFNQLYLPSTIQPAAQGLIIIAAVAYASRRGELRLPGRPLRRPDHPTGHSPGSSRR, from the coding sequence ATGACCGCTCCCGCCTCCCCGAGTCCCTCCGCTCCGCCGCCCGCCCCGAAGGCGGACGCGCCGCGCCGCGGCCCCCTGGGCGCGTTGTCCTCGCTGCCCAGGGGCGGCACGGCGACGGTCGCGCTGCTCCTGCTGCTGATCTTCGTCGTCATCGCCACGCAGAACCCGTCGTTCTTCGAGGGACCGCCGCTGATGGGGTTCGGCAAGAAGGCCGCCCCGCTGGTGATCCTCGCGGTCGGCCAGTACCTGGTGATCGTCTCCGGCGAGTTCGACCTGTCGGTCGGCTCCCTCGTGGGCGCGCAGGTCGTGGTCGCGGCCCGGCTCATCGACGGCGACGAGGCGATGACCTGGCCGGTCCTGGGGCTCATGGTGGTCTTCGGTCTGGTCGTGGGCCTGGTGAACGGGTTGGTCACCACCCTGCTGAAGGTGCCCTCGATCATCACGACCCTCGGCACGATGCTCATCCTCTTCGGCGCCGTGCGCTACTGGACCGGCGGCGCCCCCACGGGCGCGCTCTCGGACGCCTTCCGCGTCCCCGGCCGGAACGGGATCGAGAACGTCCCCGTGCTGCACCAGATCCCGTGGGCGCTGCTGATCGCGGCGGCCGTCGTGGTGGCCGGCGTGCTGGTGATGCGCTCCCCGTACGGACGCACGCTGATGGCGACCGGGGACAACGACACCGCCGCCGCGTTCTCGGGCGTGCGGGTGTGGTCGGTGCGCACGCTGGCCTTCATGGCCTCGTCCCTGCTGGCCACGCTCGCCGCGGTGCTCATCGGCGGCTACGCCGGTGTGACCGCCCAGGTCGGCCAGGGGCTGGAGTTCACCGCCATCACCGCCGTGGTCCTGGGCGGCGTGGTCCTGGGCGGCGGACGCGGCACCGTGCTGGCCGCTGCGCTCGGCGCCCTCACCGTGGAGGCGCTCTTCACCCTCTTCAACCAGCTGTACCTGCCCTCGACGATCCAGCCGGCGGCGCAGGGACTCATCATCATCGCCGCGGTGGCCTACGCCTCGCGCCGCGGCGAGCTTCGACTGCCCGGACGCCCCCTGCGGCGACCGGACCACCCGACCGGGCACTCGCCCGGCTCTTCGAGGAGGTAA
- a CDS encoding substrate-binding domain-containing protein, which yields MRVPPALLAGAAGLALVLSACTTDAPDDEAAEGTGLTPDEEWFDQEEFDAQLAQRDIEPEGDPEQPWLQAIEPEWTDTGEFAADDPGDSTVCFSNASVSNPWRVTGFITMEQQVEALQEEGRIGEFRVSDAADDDNQQISDIQAFVDAGDCDAIIISPSTTATLTPAVETACESGVPVIVFDRGVNTDCMVTFIHPIGGYAYGADAAEFLVDELEPGSTVLALRILPGVDVLEHRWAAAQTIFDDSELEVLGFEFTGGDGAQIKDLVSQHLQRGSVDGIWMDAGDGAVAGLEAFEDAGQPYPVIAGEDELSFMRKWDEEDITAIAPVYSNFQWRTPVLAASMILAGEEVPSEWVLPQEPIREDELPDYLERNADMPSLHYAKFGGEDLPGFPEAWTDR from the coding sequence ATGCGCGTTCCCCCTGCGCTCTTGGCCGGCGCCGCAGGCCTGGCCCTGGTCCTGAGTGCCTGTACGACCGACGCACCCGATGACGAAGCGGCCGAGGGCACCGGCCTGACCCCGGACGAGGAGTGGTTCGACCAGGAGGAGTTCGACGCCCAGCTCGCCCAGCGCGACATCGAACCCGAGGGCGACCCGGAGCAGCCCTGGCTGCAGGCGATCGAACCCGAGTGGACCGACACGGGCGAGTTCGCCGCCGACGACCCGGGCGACTCCACCGTGTGCTTCTCCAACGCCTCGGTGTCCAACCCGTGGCGCGTCACCGGCTTCATCACCATGGAGCAGCAGGTGGAGGCGCTCCAGGAGGAGGGGCGCATCGGCGAGTTCCGGGTCTCCGACGCCGCCGACGACGACAACCAGCAGATCTCCGACATCCAGGCGTTCGTGGACGCCGGGGACTGCGACGCCATCATCATCTCGCCGTCCACCACCGCCACCCTCACCCCCGCGGTGGAGACCGCCTGTGAGAGCGGCGTCCCGGTCATCGTCTTCGACCGCGGGGTCAACACCGACTGCATGGTCACCTTCATCCACCCCATCGGCGGCTACGCCTACGGCGCCGACGCGGCGGAGTTCCTCGTGGACGAACTGGAGCCCGGCTCGACCGTCCTGGCCCTGCGCATCCTCCCCGGGGTCGACGTGCTCGAACACCGGTGGGCGGCGGCCCAGACGATCTTCGACGACAGCGAGCTGGAGGTCCTCGGCTTCGAGTTCACCGGCGGCGACGGCGCCCAGATCAAGGACCTGGTGTCCCAGCACCTGCAGCGCGGCTCGGTCGACGGCATCTGGATGGACGCCGGTGACGGCGCGGTCGCGGGCCTGGAGGCCTTCGAGGACGCCGGCCAGCCGTACCCGGTCATCGCCGGCGAGGACGAGCTGAGCTTCATGCGCAAGTGGGACGAGGAGGACATCACGGCGATCGCGCCGGTCTACTCCAACTTCCAGTGGCGGACCCCGGTCCTGGCCGCGAGCATGATCCTGGCGGGCGAGGAGGTCCCCTCGGAGTGGGTCCTGCCGCAGGAGCCCATCCGCGAGGACGAGCTCCCGGACTACCTGGAGCGCAACGCGGACATGCCGTCCCTGCACTACGCGAAGTTCGGCGGCGAGGACCTGCCGGGCTTCCCCGAGGCCTGGACGGACCGGTAG
- a CDS encoding sugar phosphate isomerase/epimerase, whose product MRALGVNTWVWTSPLTDAALERIAPRVAGWGFDTIELPVEEVGDWDPRRARALLDGLGLSATVVLVMGPGRELVATGPETRAATQDYLRAVVDAAAAVGSPVIAGPAYASVGRTWRMSEAERAGVYAELTDALAPVVEHAAAADVRVAVEPLNRYETSVLNTVDQAMTALADLPARHCGLALDVYHLNIEERDVAAAVDRAAPRLHHVQVCANDRGAPGADHLDWPGITAALDRAGYTGPLVIESFTADNASIATAASVWRPLAESQDAIAVDGLAFLRSLPGPAVPTRPRPSPRRR is encoded by the coding sequence ATGCGCGCGCTGGGGGTCAACACCTGGGTGTGGACGTCACCACTGACCGACGCCGCCCTGGAGCGCATCGCGCCCCGCGTGGCGGGGTGGGGGTTCGACACGATCGAGCTGCCGGTGGAGGAGGTCGGCGACTGGGACCCCCGGCGTGCCCGTGCCCTGCTGGACGGGTTGGGCCTGTCGGCCACCGTCGTACTGGTCATGGGGCCCGGTCGTGAGCTGGTGGCGACCGGCCCCGAGACCCGCGCGGCCACGCAGGACTACCTGCGCGCGGTGGTGGACGCGGCGGCCGCGGTCGGCTCGCCCGTCATCGCCGGTCCCGCCTACGCCTCGGTCGGCCGCACGTGGCGGATGTCCGAGGCCGAGCGGGCCGGGGTCTACGCCGAGCTGACCGACGCGCTGGCGCCCGTGGTCGAGCACGCCGCGGCCGCGGACGTGCGGGTGGCCGTCGAACCCCTCAACCGGTACGAGACCAGTGTCCTCAACACGGTCGACCAGGCCATGACGGCCCTGGCCGACCTGCCCGCGCGGCACTGCGGGCTGGCCCTGGACGTGTACCACCTCAACATCGAGGAGCGGGACGTGGCCGCCGCCGTCGACCGTGCGGCACCGCGCCTGCACCACGTCCAGGTCTGCGCCAACGACCGGGGCGCCCCCGGCGCCGACCACCTGGACTGGCCCGGGATCACGGCCGCGCTGGACCGGGCGGGGTACACGGGCCCGCTGGTCATCGAGTCGTTCACCGCCGACAACGCGAGCATCGCCACGGCCGCCTCCGTGTGGCGGCCCCTGGCGGAGAGCCAGGACGCCATCGCCGTGGACGGCCTGGCGTTCCTGCGCTCCCTGCCCGGCCCGGCGGTGCCGACACGTCCCCGACCCTCACCCAGACGGAGGTAG
- a CDS encoding sugar phosphate isomerase/epimerase, translating into MPRPVTLFTGQWADLPFEELCSLAATWGYDGLEIACWGDHLDVTRAAVDDAYVAERLEILERHGLSVWAISNHLLGQAVCDDPIDQRHRDILPDRVWGDGEPEGVRRRAAEEMRTTARAAARMGVSTVVGFTGSAIWKYVAMFPPVGEDVIEAGYQDFADRWNPILDVFDEVGVRFAHEVHPSEIAYDYWSTERALEAVGRRPAFGLNWDPSHMVWQDIDPAGFLWDFRDRIYHVDCKDTRKRTGNGRNGRLGSHLPWGDPRRGWDFVSTGHGDVPWEDCFRTLNAIGYEGPVSVEWEDAGMDRLVGAAEAVDFVRSHSYDPPEAGFDSAFGGRETEEK; encoded by the coding sequence ATGCCGCGACCAGTCACCCTGTTCACCGGCCAGTGGGCCGACCTGCCGTTCGAGGAGCTGTGCTCCCTGGCGGCCACGTGGGGGTACGACGGCCTGGAGATCGCCTGTTGGGGCGACCACCTCGACGTCACCCGCGCGGCCGTGGACGACGCGTACGTGGCGGAGCGCCTGGAGATCCTGGAGCGCCACGGGCTGAGCGTGTGGGCGATCTCCAACCACCTGCTCGGCCAGGCGGTGTGCGACGACCCCATCGACCAGCGCCACCGCGACATCCTGCCCGACCGGGTGTGGGGCGACGGCGAGCCCGAGGGCGTGCGCCGACGCGCGGCCGAGGAGATGCGCACCACCGCCCGGGCCGCGGCCCGGATGGGCGTGTCCACGGTGGTGGGCTTCACCGGCAGCGCGATCTGGAAGTACGTGGCGATGTTCCCGCCGGTGGGCGAGGACGTGATCGAGGCGGGCTACCAGGACTTCGCCGACCGCTGGAACCCGATCCTGGACGTGTTCGACGAGGTGGGCGTGCGCTTCGCCCACGAGGTGCACCCCTCCGAGATCGCCTACGACTACTGGTCCACCGAGCGGGCCCTGGAGGCGGTGGGGCGCCGGCCGGCCTTCGGCCTGAACTGGGACCCCAGCCACATGGTGTGGCAGGACATCGACCCGGCGGGCTTCCTGTGGGACTTCCGGGACCGGATCTACCACGTGGACTGCAAGGACACCCGCAAGCGGACGGGCAACGGGCGCAACGGACGGCTGGGCTCGCACCTGCCGTGGGGTGACCCGCGGCGGGGCTGGGACTTCGTGTCGACGGGGCACGGGGACGTGCCGTGGGAGGACTGCTTCCGCACGCTGAACGCGATCGGCTACGAGGGTCCGGTGTCGGTGGAGTGGGAGGACGCCGGGATGGACCGCCTGGTGGGCGCCGCGGAGGCGGTGGACTTCGTGCGCTCCCACTCCTACGACCCGCCGGAGGCCGGCTTCGACTCGGCCTTCGGCGGTCGGGAGACCGAGGAGAAGTAG
- a CDS encoding carbonic anhydrase: MAITRRNALRASLVGGAGAATVTALPASAWADPVDAPRAEDPASALRLLKQGNDRWRRYRSRHPHENRGRRTQLVGGQNPFASILGCADSRVPPELVFDQGLGDLFTIRSAGQVLDGSVLGSLSYAAHIDVPLIVVLGHQSCGAVTAAVEAHESGEVPEGHIGFLVERILEVVDSTPDDGEDFVDDCVRANAVHIAEQLRQDADLREKVDSGRLDIVPARYDLETSEVVWL, translated from the coding sequence ATGGCCATCACACGCCGCAATGCCTTACGCGCCTCCCTCGTCGGCGGGGCCGGGGCCGCCACCGTCACCGCGCTCCCCGCCTCCGCCTGGGCCGACCCGGTGGACGCGCCGCGCGCCGAGGACCCCGCCTCCGCCCTGCGCCTGCTCAAGCAGGGCAACGACCGCTGGCGCCGCTACCGCTCCCGCCACCCGCACGAGAACCGGGGCCGCCGGACCCAACTCGTCGGCGGACAGAACCCCTTCGCCTCCATCCTCGGCTGTGCCGACTCCCGGGTGCCCCCGGAACTGGTGTTCGACCAGGGGCTCGGCGACCTCTTCACCATCCGTTCCGCCGGGCAGGTCCTGGACGGCTCGGTGCTCGGCAGTCTGAGCTACGCCGCGCACATCGACGTCCCCCTGATCGTCGTCTTGGGCCACCAGTCGTGCGGCGCGGTCACCGCCGCCGTCGAGGCGCACGAGAGCGGTGAAGTGCCCGAGGGCCACATCGGCTTCCTCGTCGAGCGGATCCTGGAGGTCGTCGACTCCACGCCCGACGACGGCGAGGACTTCGTCGACGACTGCGTGCGCGCCAACGCCGTCCACATCGCCGAGCAGCTGCGCCAGGACGCCGACCTGCGCGAGAAGGTCGACTCCGGGCGCCTGGACATCGTCCCCGCGCGCTATGACCTGGAGACGTCCGAGGTGGTCTGGCTGTGA
- a CDS encoding TetR/AcrR family transcriptional regulator, translating to MAARVFNERGYDGTSMEDLARALGVTKSAIYHHVTGKTELLRRSLDLALDALFAVTREEASTSGPAIDRLENVLRGSVRVLVEELPHVTLLLRVRGNTEVEQHALARRREFDHLVAGLVREGIAAGEIRDDVDPAIAARLLFGMVNSIVEWYRPDRGLDAEELAESLSRMAFEGLRA from the coding sequence GTGGCCGCGCGCGTGTTCAACGAACGCGGATACGACGGCACGAGCATGGAGGACCTGGCGCGCGCCCTGGGCGTGACCAAGTCCGCGATCTACCACCACGTCACCGGCAAGACCGAACTGCTGCGGCGCTCACTGGACCTGGCCCTGGACGCCCTGTTCGCGGTCACCCGCGAGGAGGCCTCCACCAGCGGGCCGGCCATCGACCGCCTGGAGAACGTCCTGCGGGGCAGCGTCCGGGTCCTGGTGGAGGAACTGCCGCACGTCACGCTCCTGTTGCGCGTGCGCGGCAACACCGAGGTCGAGCAGCACGCCCTGGCCCGCCGGCGCGAGTTCGACCACCTCGTCGCCGGCCTCGTACGCGAGGGCATCGCCGCGGGGGAGATCCGGGACGACGTCGACCCCGCGATCGCCGCGCGCCTGCTGTTCGGCATGGTCAACTCCATCGTGGAGTGGTACCGCCCGGACCGCGGCCTGGACGCCGAGGAACTCGCCGAGTCCCTCTCCCGCATGGCCTTCGAAGGGCTGCGCGCGTAG
- a CDS encoding MHYT domain-containing protein gives MTDHMSQDLLTPAIAFSVSVCGSFLGLAFAARARRAVGAVRWQWLVLGALSLGGMAVWSMHFIAMMGFSVTGAAIRYDAFLTLVSGVTAVLVMGAALTMTIRKRTMPWIFAGGVLAGAGVIAMHYTGMASMNTHGAMHHDPLYIAAASVIAFVAATVAMWFSARLRGAPALIGGSLVMAVAVTSVHYTAMMGVHVMVPDAVRPGPPDGSTAYDLLLPVIIGLFVLLLVCSLFLMLGDEEERVDSFRPDADAPRARETAPGAVGDYTPRHGLRNTPPPASDDVWRRPQR, from the coding sequence GTGACCGACCACATGTCGCAGGATCTACTGACGCCTGCCATCGCCTTCTCCGTCTCCGTGTGCGGCTCGTTCCTCGGGCTGGCCTTCGCCGCCCGCGCGCGGCGGGCCGTGGGCGCCGTCCGGTGGCAGTGGCTGGTCCTGGGCGCCCTCTCGCTCGGCGGCATGGCCGTGTGGTCCATGCACTTCATCGCGATGATGGGGTTCAGCGTCACCGGCGCCGCCATCCGCTACGACGCCTTCCTCACCCTGGTCAGCGGGGTGACCGCCGTCCTGGTCATGGGCGCGGCGCTGACCATGACCATCCGCAAGCGCACCATGCCCTGGATCTTCGCCGGGGGCGTGCTCGCCGGCGCCGGGGTGATCGCCATGCACTACACGGGCATGGCCTCGATGAACACGCACGGCGCGATGCACCATGACCCGCTCTACATCGCCGCCGCCTCGGTCATCGCCTTCGTCGCGGCCACGGTCGCGATGTGGTTCTCCGCGCGGCTGCGCGGCGCGCCCGCCCTCATCGGCGGGTCTCTGGTGATGGCGGTCGCCGTGACGAGCGTGCACTACACCGCGATGATGGGCGTCCACGTCATGGTCCCGGACGCGGTCCGGCCCGGGCCTCCGGACGGCTCCACCGCGTACGACCTCCTGCTGCCGGTGATCATCGGGCTCTTCGTGCTCCTGCTCGTGTGCAGCCTCTTCCTGATGCTCGGCGACGAGGAGGAGCGGGTCGACTCCTTCCGCCCCGACGCCGACGCTCCGCGCGCGCGTGAGACCGCCCCTGGCGCGGTCGGGGACTACACGCCGCGGCACGGCCTGCGGAACACGCCCCCGCCCGCGTCCGACGACGTCTGGCGGCGCCCCCAGCGGTAA
- a CDS encoding sugar porter family MFS transporter, with translation MSTTAPAGPHPSAVRPPHLRYVVFITAAAALGGFLFGYDSAVINGAVEGIRGRFGVGSGALGAVIAIPLLGAAAGAVAAGRLADRVGRPRVMQLAALLFAMSAIGSMLPFTVWDLAVWRALGGVAIGMASVIAPAYIAEVAPAAYRGRLASFQQAAIVLGIAISQLVNWGLLTLADGDQRGTLFGLESWQVMLGVEIVPAVVYGLLALRIPESPRHLVATGRTEEAKRVLASVEGDGGDLDAEIARIDARMRGEHKPSLRDLIGGRTGLLPIVWVGIGLSVFQQLVGINVIFYYSSSLWQSVGIDPSSSFLYSFTTSIINILGTVIAMLLVDRIGRKPLALIGSAGMALSLGLAAWAFSFTTEIDGEIALPDPQGAVALFAAHAFVLFFALSWGVVVWVMLGEIFPNRIRAAALGVAASAQWIANWLITVSFPSLSDWNLAGSYVIYAAFALLSIPFILKWVPETKGRTLEEMG, from the coding sequence GTGAGCACCACCGCACCAGCCGGACCACACCCGTCCGCGGTCCGACCACCACACCTGCGCTACGTCGTCTTCATCACCGCGGCCGCCGCGCTGGGCGGGTTCCTCTTCGGCTACGACAGCGCGGTCATCAACGGAGCCGTCGAGGGGATCCGGGGCCGGTTCGGCGTCGGATCAGGGGCCCTGGGCGCGGTCATCGCGATCCCCCTGCTCGGCGCCGCCGCCGGTGCCGTGGCCGCCGGACGGCTGGCCGACCGCGTCGGGCGCCCCCGGGTGATGCAGCTGGCCGCGCTGCTGTTCGCGATGAGTGCCATCGGTTCGATGCTGCCCTTCACGGTATGGGACCTGGCGGTCTGGCGTGCCCTCGGCGGCGTCGCCATCGGTATGGCGTCGGTCATCGCCCCCGCCTACATCGCAGAGGTCGCCCCCGCCGCCTACCGCGGCCGCCTCGCGTCCTTCCAGCAGGCCGCGATCGTCCTGGGCATCGCCATCTCCCAGCTGGTCAACTGGGGCCTGCTGACCCTGGCCGACGGCGACCAGCGCGGTACCCTGTTCGGCCTGGAGTCCTGGCAGGTCATGCTGGGCGTCGAGATCGTCCCGGCGGTGGTCTACGGACTGCTCGCGCTGCGCATCCCCGAGTCGCCGCGCCACCTGGTGGCCACCGGCCGCACCGAGGAGGCCAAGCGGGTGCTGGCCTCGGTGGAGGGCGACGGCGGCGACCTGGACGCCGAGATCGCCCGGATCGACGCGCGGATGCGCGGTGAGCACAAGCCGTCCCTGCGCGACCTCATCGGCGGTCGGACCGGACTGCTGCCCATCGTCTGGGTCGGTATCGGCCTGTCCGTCTTCCAGCAGCTCGTCGGCATCAACGTGATCTTCTACTACAGCTCCTCGCTGTGGCAGTCCGTCGGCATCGACCCGAGCAGCTCGTTCCTCTACTCGTTCACCACCTCGATCATCAACATCCTCGGCACCGTGATCGCGATGCTGCTGGTCGACCGGATCGGCCGCAAGCCGCTCGCCCTCATCGGCTCGGCCGGCATGGCCCTCTCCCTCGGCCTGGCCGCCTGGGCGTTCTCGTTCACCACCGAGATCGACGGCGAGATCGCCCTGCCCGACCCGCAGGGCGCCGTCGCCCTGTTCGCGGCGCACGCGTTCGTGCTCTTCTTCGCCCTGTCCTGGGGTGTGGTCGTGTGGGTGATGCTCGGCGAGATCTTCCCCAACCGGATCCGGGCCGCCGCTCTGGGCGTCGCCGCCTCCGCGCAGTGGATCGCCAACTGGCTCATCACCGTCAGCTTCCCGTCGCTGTCCGACTGGAACCTGGCCGGTTCGTACGTGATCTACGCGGCCTTCGCCCTGCTCTCCATCCCGTTCATCCTCAAGTGGGTGCCCGAGACCAAGGGCCGGACCCTGGAGGAGATGGGCTGA